A DNA window from Deinococcus multiflagellatus contains the following coding sequences:
- a CDS encoding valine--tRNA ligase has product MTDPAPQSSAPQSAPENDASTLAKQFDPQAVEPQWAAKWRTEPFRADATSGKEPFTIVIPPPNVTGNLHLGHALDNTLIDTLIRFKRMQGFEALYLPGMDHAGISTQVVVERQLRDGGTSRHDLGREAFLERVWDWKAESGGMILNQLSRLGVSADWTRERFTMDEGLSRAVRWQFVKLYHDGFAYRGERIVNWDPAAQTTLSELEIDREVRKGKMSTLAYKLRDPAAAPSNGEAGEIRIATVRPETIFADQAIAVHPQDPRFAHLIGQEARIPLTDRYVPIIADEAVEMEFGVGALKITPAHDPTDFEIGERHGLARPSVIDLQGNLTGDLVPAEFRGMERFAARKAVVKALTESGDLLDEKDHDTAIGLSERTKVPVEPIVSEQWFVKMKPFADQVLAGLDAGEMQLVPERYAKVNRDWLENIRDWNISRQLWWGHQIPAWYDEDGNIYVPDPENPDLDCDQDPRYQHLNLRRDPDVFDTWFSSNLWPFSTLGWPDTDHEDFRKFYPTQVLVTGYDILFFWVARMQMAAYGLTGQAPFHTVMLHGLYLDAKGQKMSKSKGNGIDPLELFDGYGVDACRFAFSYLSTGGQDIKHDPRRFEQGRNFANKLWNAARFALLRLGEALPNLQTSGSEADEALIRYVQSALDPLPGEPMRSRDAITTVRARPDLGLAERWILSRLNAVTAEATAHLDAFDIGAAIRSLYAFTWDEFCDWYIEAAKPALSEGKLTTLVTLKATLEHILKLLHPFMPFITSELYAGLGHRRQVALHSWPRPDDALRDPEAEGAFDALRAAVAAARSLKSELGLAPQDRLNVVVEGERAATVHDNARVVESLARVALVPALEGRTLSLVERGVTVRAPLEGTVDIADWLGKQKKRLAEFDKQIKQAQGKLSNEGFVARAPAEVIEEEKRRVADFGAQKERLEQVLAQFA; this is encoded by the coding sequence ATGACCGACCCCGCCCCCCAGTCCAGCGCGCCCCAGTCCGCCCCCGAGAACGACGCCTCTACCCTGGCCAAGCAGTTTGATCCGCAGGCCGTGGAGCCGCAGTGGGCCGCCAAGTGGCGCACCGAGCCCTTCCGCGCTGACGCCACCAGCGGCAAAGAGCCGTTTACCATCGTGATTCCGCCGCCCAACGTGACCGGCAATCTGCACCTGGGTCACGCGCTGGACAACACCCTGATTGACACGCTGATCCGTTTCAAGCGCATGCAGGGCTTTGAGGCGCTGTACCTGCCCGGCATGGACCACGCGGGCATTTCCACCCAGGTGGTCGTGGAGCGGCAGCTGCGCGATGGGGGCACCTCGCGCCACGACCTGGGCCGCGAAGCGTTTCTAGAGAGAGTCTGGGACTGGAAGGCCGAGTCCGGCGGCATGATCCTGAACCAGCTCTCGCGCCTGGGCGTCAGCGCCGACTGGACCCGCGAGCGCTTTACGATGGACGAGGGCCTGAGTCGCGCGGTGCGCTGGCAGTTCGTCAAGCTGTACCACGACGGCTTTGCCTACCGGGGCGAACGCATCGTGAACTGGGACCCGGCGGCGCAAACCACCCTGTCCGAACTGGAAATTGACCGCGAGGTCCGCAAGGGCAAGATGTCCACCCTGGCGTACAAGCTGCGCGACCCGGCGGCGGCGCCCAGCAACGGCGAGGCCGGCGAAATTCGCATTGCTACCGTGCGCCCGGAAACCATCTTTGCCGATCAGGCGATTGCCGTTCACCCGCAGGACCCCCGCTTTGCCCACCTGATCGGCCAGGAGGCGCGCATTCCCCTGACCGACCGCTACGTGCCCATCATTGCCGATGAAGCCGTGGAGATGGAGTTTGGCGTGGGCGCCCTGAAAATCACCCCGGCTCACGACCCCACCGACTTTGAGATTGGCGAGCGGCACGGCCTGGCGCGCCCCAGCGTGATTGACCTGCAGGGGAACCTCACGGGGGACCTCGTGCCCGCCGAATTCCGGGGCATGGAGCGCTTTGCCGCCCGCAAGGCGGTGGTGAAGGCGCTGACCGAATCCGGCGACCTGCTGGACGAAAAGGACCACGACACCGCCATTGGTCTGTCCGAGCGCACCAAGGTGCCGGTGGAACCCATCGTGAGCGAGCAGTGGTTCGTGAAGATGAAGCCCTTTGCCGATCAGGTCCTCGCGGGCCTGGACGCGGGCGAGATGCAGCTGGTGCCCGAGCGCTACGCCAAGGTGAACCGCGACTGGTTGGAGAACATCCGCGACTGGAACATCAGCCGGCAGTTGTGGTGGGGCCACCAGATTCCCGCGTGGTACGACGAGGACGGCAACATCTACGTCCCGGACCCGGAGAATCCCGATCTGGATTGCGACCAGGACCCCCGCTACCAGCATCTGAACCTTCGCCGCGACCCCGACGTGTTCGACACGTGGTTTTCCAGCAACCTCTGGCCCTTTTCCACCCTGGGCTGGCCCGACACCGACCACGAGGATTTCCGCAAGTTCTACCCCACGCAGGTGCTGGTGACCGGCTACGACATCCTGTTCTTCTGGGTGGCGCGGATGCAGATGGCGGCCTACGGCCTGACCGGGCAGGCCCCTTTCCATACGGTGATGCTGCACGGCCTGTACCTGGATGCCAAGGGCCAGAAGATGTCCAAGAGCAAGGGCAACGGCATTGACCCCCTGGAACTGTTTGACGGGTACGGGGTGGACGCCTGCCGCTTCGCCTTCTCGTACCTCTCCACCGGCGGGCAGGACATCAAGCACGACCCCCGGCGCTTTGAGCAGGGCCGCAACTTTGCCAACAAGCTGTGGAATGCCGCGCGTTTTGCCCTGCTGCGCCTGGGCGAGGCCCTGCCCAACCTGCAGACCAGTGGCAGCGAGGCCGACGAAGCCCTGATCCGCTACGTGCAAAGTGCCCTGGACCCCCTGCCCGGCGAGCCGATGCGCAGCCGCGACGCCATTACCACTGTGCGCGCCCGCCCGGATCTGGGGCTGGCCGAACGCTGGATTCTCTCGCGCCTGAACGCCGTGACCGCCGAGGCGACCGCCCACCTGGACGCCTTTGACATCGGCGCGGCCATTCGCAGCCTGTACGCCTTTACCTGGGACGAATTCTGCGACTGGTACATCGAGGCGGCCAAGCCGGCCCTCTCGGAGGGCAAGCTGACCACCCTGGTCACGCTGAAGGCCACGCTGGAACACATCCTGAAGCTGCTGCACCCCTTCATGCCCTTCATTACCAGCGAGCTGTACGCGGGCCTGGGCCACCGCCGTCAGGTGGCGCTGCACTCCTGGCCCCGCCCGGACGACGCCCTGCGTGACCCGGAGGCCGAAGGCGCCTTTGACGCCCTGCGCGCCGCCGTGGCCGCCGCCCGCAGCCTGAAGAGTGAGCTGGGCCTGGCCCCGCAGGACCGCCTGAACGTGGTGGTGGAAGGCGAGCGCGCCGCCACTGTGCACGACAACGCCCGCGTGGTCGAAAGCCTGGCGCGCGTGGCCCTGGTGCCGGCGCTGGAGGGCCGCACCCTGTCCCTGGTGGAACGCGGCGTGACGGTGCGCGCGCCCCTGGAAGGCACGGTGGACATTGCCGACTGGCTGGGCAAGCAAAAGAAGCGTCTGGCCGAATTCGACAAGCAGATCAAACAGGCGCAGGGCAAGCTGAGCAACGAGGGCTTTGTGGCCCGCGCCCCCGCCGAGGTGATTGAGGAAGAGAAGCGCCGCGTGGCCGACTTCGGTGCGCAGAAAGAGCGCCTGGAGCAGGTGCTGGCGCAGTTCGCGTAA
- a CDS encoding immunity 49 family protein codes for MSHILAEDYVFETLEEDIVWYRQSVHESLAGVERQGHDLNWLATKAYTLAALLVLAGRASDSECGDMMWLAGNAEAYALYLALFPKGAKELEVLIPKPPGDVMSIGRTTTGPTSSSSPGHWFKAFYLTLLWEEPFLKEEVLMRSFASTFAASSTKAPAYRTLQVEAAQAMYTRSPDAMTKILAAFDAMQAPGLDPEDQAYSVEVAQCEAGMMARLVSGDEAGFNDEVRLALERHIKHYRQDEAFRNKPVAWVCLPALGLSALAQRRGLKVSVQSPLLPLELISN; via the coding sequence GTGAGTCACATTCTGGCTGAAGATTACGTTTTCGAGACCTTAGAAGAAGACATCGTCTGGTACCGTCAGTCGGTTCACGAGTCCCTGGCGGGCGTAGAGAGGCAAGGGCATGACCTCAACTGGTTGGCGACAAAGGCTTATACGTTGGCCGCCCTGCTGGTGCTCGCTGGACGCGCGTCGGACTCCGAATGCGGTGACATGATGTGGTTGGCCGGAAACGCCGAAGCATATGCGCTTTATCTCGCGCTGTTTCCCAAAGGTGCAAAAGAGCTAGAAGTCCTGATTCCCAAGCCTCCCGGCGACGTAATGAGCATTGGGCGCACGACTACCGGCCCCACCAGTTCTTCCTCGCCAGGTCACTGGTTCAAAGCGTTTTACCTCACCCTGCTTTGGGAAGAGCCGTTCCTCAAGGAGGAAGTCCTCATGCGGTCTTTTGCCTCCACTTTTGCGGCGTCCTCAACCAAAGCGCCCGCTTACCGCACTCTCCAGGTCGAAGCCGCGCAAGCCATGTACACCCGCTCGCCGGACGCCATGACAAAAATCCTGGCTGCTTTTGACGCCATGCAGGCGCCGGGTCTGGACCCTGAAGATCAGGCGTATTCCGTTGAGGTGGCCCAGTGCGAGGCGGGCATGATGGCCCGTCTCGTGTCCGGCGACGAGGCGGGATTCAACGATGAAGTGCGTCTGGCGCTGGAGCGGCATATCAAGCACTACCGCCAGGACGAGGCGTTTCGAAATAAGCCCGTGGCCTGGGTGTGCCTGCCGGCTCTTGGGTTGTCCGCGTTGGCCCAGCGGCGCGGCCTGAAGGTTTCGGTGCAGTCGCCGCTGCTGCCCCTGGAATTGATTTCGAATTGA
- a CDS encoding cysteine desulfurase family protein, translating into MIYLDYAATHPMTPAALAAYAQAAALPGNPASVHAAGQAARERLEEGRARVAAALGVDPRTVTANSGGTEGDNHVLFGVARAWQDARGRPGHLITTPTEHSAVLAPARALAAQGWAVTWLTPDRFGRYDPAELAGALRDDTALVSIHHANNELGTVQDTAALAAAATGRGVPYHTDAVQAPGVLPLDLLGWGVSYATFSAHKWGGPRGVGFLYVRRGTALPPVTLGGGQEGGLRPGTQDTAGVYAAGVALTEAEERRPATHAHLLALRTRFLNAAASIPGLRVNHPPDGSPKVVSVTVPGADGEALLMNLDMLGVCASAGSACSAGTMQPSHVLTATGLSEADARASVRFSFGAATTPAEVDAAAAALAQAAAWSQV; encoded by the coding sequence ATGATCTACCTGGATTACGCCGCCACCCACCCCATGACCCCGGCGGCGCTGGCGGCCTATGCCCAGGCGGCGGCGCTGCCCGGCAATCCTGCCAGCGTGCACGCGGCCGGGCAGGCGGCGCGCGAGCGGCTGGAAGAGGGGCGCGCCCGCGTGGCCGCCGCCCTGGGCGTGGACCCGCGCACAGTGACGGCCAACAGCGGCGGCACTGAAGGCGACAACCACGTCCTGTTCGGGGTGGCGCGCGCGTGGCAGGACGCACGCGGGCGCCCCGGCCACCTGATCACCACGCCCACCGAGCACTCGGCGGTGCTGGCCCCGGCGCGGGCCCTGGCGGCGCAGGGCTGGGCGGTGACGTGGCTGACGCCAGACCGCTTTGGCCGCTACGACCCTGCCGAACTGGCCGGTGCCCTCCGGGACGACACCGCGCTGGTGTCCATTCACCACGCCAACAACGAACTGGGCACGGTGCAGGACACAGCGGCGCTGGCCGCTGCGGCCACCGGGCGCGGCGTGCCGTACCACACCGACGCGGTGCAGGCCCCTGGGGTGCTGCCGCTGGACCTGCTGGGCTGGGGGGTGAGCTACGCCACCTTCAGCGCCCACAAGTGGGGCGGGCCCCGGGGCGTGGGCTTTCTGTACGTGCGCCGGGGCACGGCGCTGCCGCCCGTCACTCTGGGCGGCGGGCAGGAAGGGGGCCTGCGCCCCGGCACCCAGGACACCGCCGGGGTGTACGCGGCGGGCGTGGCGCTGACCGAGGCTGAGGAGAGACGCCCAGCCACCCACGCCCATCTGCTGGCCCTGCGCACGCGTTTTCTGAACGCTGCTGCCTCTATTCCGGGCCTGCGGGTGAACCATCCCCCGGACGGCAGCCCCAAGGTGGTCAGCGTGACGGTCCCTGGCGCCGACGGCGAGGCCCTGCTGATGAACCTGGACATGCTGGGCGTGTGCGCCAGCGCGGGCAGTGCGTGCAGTGCCGGCACCATGCAGCCCAGCCATGTGCTGACCGCCACCGGCCTGAGCGAAGCCGACGCCCGCGCCTCGGTGCGCTTCAGCTTTGGGGCCGCCACCACCCCGGCCGAAGTGGACGCCGCCGCCGCCGCGCTGGCGCAGGCAGCGGCGTGGAGCCAGGTTTAG
- a CDS encoding alpha/beta hydrolase family protein — MSPTACMFRTSAGHALAATVYTPDGLSPAQVRKSVLLAPATGIRRGFYGAFAAHLAGQGYGVLSFDFQGIGGSLSGALRDCPASLVSWGEVDLPAALDELTRQFPAARPQLVGHSAGGQLVGLMPGAGRLASVLAVAGSSGQLAQMPAPYRLKAEFFMRVLIPASTLALGYARTDLVGMGGPLPRAAAAQWARWCLGRGYVETGFGREVRTHQYDTLDLPSLWLRAADDEIAVPANVEDMIRVFKKMAPHAQRQTLHPADYGLPRLGHMGFFHPDARAVWPVMVAWLERHAG; from the coding sequence ATGTCGCCCACGGCCTGCATGTTCCGCACCTCCGCTGGTCACGCGCTGGCCGCCACCGTGTACACCCCAGACGGCCTCTCGCCGGCCCAGGTGAGGAAGTCCGTGTTGCTGGCCCCGGCCACTGGCATCCGGCGGGGCTTTTACGGGGCATTCGCGGCGCATCTGGCGGGCCAGGGGTACGGGGTGCTGAGCTTTGATTTTCAGGGCATTGGCGGATCACTTAGCGGCGCACTGCGCGATTGCCCGGCCTCGCTGGTCAGCTGGGGCGAGGTGGACCTGCCCGCTGCCCTAGACGAACTGACGCGGCAGTTTCCGGCGGCCCGCCCCCAGTTGGTGGGCCACAGCGCGGGCGGGCAACTGGTGGGCCTGATGCCGGGTGCCGGGCGCCTCGCCTCGGTGCTGGCGGTGGCGGGGTCGTCGGGGCAGCTGGCGCAAATGCCCGCGCCCTATCGCCTGAAGGCCGAGTTCTTCATGCGGGTGCTGATTCCGGCCAGCACCCTCGCCCTCGGCTACGCCCGCACGGACCTTGTGGGCATGGGCGGACCGCTGCCACGCGCGGCAGCAGCGCAGTGGGCGCGCTGGTGCCTGGGCCGGGGCTATGTCGAAACCGGCTTTGGCCGCGAGGTCCGCACGCACCAGTACGACACCCTTGACCTGCCCAGCCTGTGGCTGCGGGCGGCAGACGACGAGATTGCCGTGCCCGCCAATGTGGAGGACATGATCCGCGTGTTCAAGAAAATGGCCCCGCACGCCCAGCGCCAGACGCTGCACCCCGCCGACTACGGCCTGCCGCGCCTGGGCCATATGGGCTTCTTTCACCCGGACGCGCGGGCCGTGTGGCCGGTGATGGTGGCGTGGCTAGAGCGCCACGCCGGGTAG
- a CDS encoding AHH domain-containing protein: MPANPPRRQQLLQEAHDLQRLSQDDQQAAPRADGRTIVDDSLLEGRKKLYANHDEIEALLGKPFDAFALPDPYVTFEVEGGRKVVGRLNTDGTFDMKSAILLVRPDGTVQVNPTNRITYDYIQKYQLDPGARPDIDFGRDGHTLHHLIPDKVSTSEPLCVKAMELIGYSPDRMTNYHEMPMEKLYRLLDGQEVGHWSHHADYDATVVRPALKNSQQTLEADFGPMSTWNSGHPRLAELQAALRFELQAVEATLKQRILDGKVPMMSETTSGGKGRIK; the protein is encoded by the coding sequence TTGCCGGCGAACCCGCCGCGCCGGCAGCAACTGCTGCAAGAAGCCCATGATCTTCAGCGTCTGTCCCAGGACGATCAACAGGCCGCCCCGCGCGCCGACGGGCGCACCATCGTGGATGACAGCCTGCTTGAAGGGCGCAAGAAGCTCTATGCCAACCACGATGAAATCGAAGCGCTACTGGGCAAGCCCTTTGACGCCTTCGCGCTGCCCGACCCCTACGTGACTTTTGAGGTGGAGGGCGGGCGCAAGGTGGTCGGGCGCCTGAACACGGACGGCACGTTCGATATGAAGTCCGCGATTCTGCTGGTTCGCCCGGACGGCACCGTGCAGGTCAATCCCACCAACCGTATCACGTACGATTACATTCAGAAGTACCAGCTGGACCCCGGTGCGCGCCCGGACATCGATTTTGGCCGCGACGGCCACACCCTGCACCACCTCATTCCCGATAAGGTCAGTACCTCCGAGCCGCTGTGTGTCAAGGCGATGGAGCTGATTGGGTATAGCCCGGACCGCATGACCAACTACCATGAAATGCCGATGGAGAAGCTGTACCGGTTGCTCGACGGCCAGGAAGTCGGTCACTGGTCACACCACGCCGACTATGACGCAACGGTGGTGCGCCCGGCCCTCAAAAACTCTCAACAGACCCTGGAAGCAGATTTCGGGCCGATGTCCACCTGGAATTCAGGTCATCCCCGGTTGGCCGAGTTACAGGCCGCGCTCCGCTTCGAGCTTCAGGCCGTTGAGGCCACGCTGAAGCAGCGGATTCTCGATGGCAAGGTGCCCATGATGTCTGAGACCACGAGTGGTGGCAAGGGACGAATTAAATGA
- a CDS encoding NUDIX hydrolase, giving the protein MTGSERPLTEAIALAVSRGWRQRVLAYITRAPHELLVFEHPPLYPDAGIQVPAGGVDPGETPAEAVIRETFEETGLRLHSPVHLASFHWTRGENSQVWHYLWLAAPPTTPDDWTHQVTGGETDQGMTFHCRFVPQSTHGLIPGFGYEAALPHLQRLIPAH; this is encoded by the coding sequence ATGACGGGCTCCGAACGGCCGCTGACCGAGGCCATTGCCCTGGCCGTGAGCCGTGGCTGGCGCCAGCGGGTGCTGGCCTACATCACCCGCGCGCCCCACGAACTGCTGGTCTTTGAGCACCCGCCCCTGTACCCCGACGCTGGCATTCAGGTGCCTGCAGGCGGCGTGGACCCCGGCGAAACCCCCGCCGAGGCCGTGATCCGCGAAACCTTCGAGGAAACCGGGCTGCGCCTGCATTCGCCGGTTCACCTCGCCTCGTTCCACTGGACGCGCGGCGAAAATTCGCAGGTCTGGCACTACCTGTGGCTGGCCGCGCCGCCCACCACGCCCGACGACTGGACCCATCAGGTCACGGGTGGCGAAACCGACCAGGGCATGACCTTCCACTGCCGCTTCGTTCCCCAGAGCACCCACGGCCTCATTCCCGGCTTCGGCTACGAGGCCGCGCTGCCCCACCTTCAGCGCCTCATCCCTGCCCACTGA
- a CDS encoding Nif3-like dinuclear metal center hexameric protein translates to MSPATLSALAEWLQRRLDEPQPLKRPGPEAVTQLALALEPADLPARLAADALFVHRSRGVGEGWPGLGVLGAHDGFDLHLTTGPNRVLAARLGWTDGHVLTWAGQPAGLLATPPQTTWDDLRAALHAELGGEDASFPPAQAGAPLRVALMNRLNPETVALVAGAGAQVYLTGQVRPSAVPALQAAGLGLVALGHARTERWGLRELARELRAAFPGLQTTVHPGPSGEPEL, encoded by the coding sequence ATGTCCCCCGCCACCCTCAGCGCGCTGGCCGAGTGGCTGCAGCGGCGCCTGGACGAGCCCCAGCCCCTCAAGCGCCCCGGCCCGGAGGCAGTGACCCAGTTGGCCCTGGCGCTGGAACCGGCGGATCTCCCTGCCCGTCTGGCCGCCGACGCCCTCTTTGTGCACCGCTCGCGCGGGGTGGGGGAGGGCTGGCCGGGCCTGGGCGTGCTGGGTGCCCACGACGGCTTTGACCTGCACCTGACCACTGGGCCGAACCGGGTGCTGGCCGCGCGCCTGGGCTGGACGGACGGGCACGTCCTGACCTGGGCCGGCCAACCTGCCGGTCTGCTGGCCACGCCGCCCCAGACCACCTGGGATGACCTGCGCGCCGCCCTGCACGCCGAACTGGGCGGTGAGGACGCCTCTTTTCCTCCGGCACAGGCTGGGGCGCCGCTGCGCGTGGCCTTGATGAACCGCCTGAATCCAGAGACGGTGGCCCTGGTGGCGGGGGCCGGCGCGCAGGTGTACCTGACCGGGCAGGTGCGGCCCTCGGCCGTGCCCGCCCTGCAGGCGGCGGGCCTGGGCTTGGTGGCGCTGGGCCACGCCCGCACCGAACGGTGGGGCCTGCGCGAACTGGCCCGGGAGCTGCGCGCGGCCTTTCCGGGCCTGCAGACCACGGTGCACCCCGGCCCTTCCGGCGAACCAGAACTGTAG
- a CDS encoding sugar ABC transporter substrate-binding protein has translation MRRTLPTLLLLLAGTGQAVTLTVWTHYVGGDRDWLTLQTRAFTASTGHRVQILTVPFDELGPRWAAADRTGPDVVVGVPDEWLAAAAPLAAPLPAGPGGDPQGVRAFTVQGTLRGLPLTAEAVALVYNPRVIPRAPATWAELERVAAAEVQAGRLGLALDLTSAYTQAGVFQAYGASPFGPKGTSDLGLAAPGAVQAGTFLRELGKISGMVSGLNDRAALVAFGDGRLAMWVTGPWNLGRLQQTGRDVRSAPLPPLPGAAGPWQPFVGRQGVMVAARRPHQKEALALARALTTETSQVTLYRAGGRPPSSPAARAQVAQEVPALGGFDQAIRAGVPVPSVPEMAAVWGPWDQALRRLQTAPAQSVRAILDEAVRQIRAALTR, from the coding sequence ATGCGGCGCACCCTTCCTACCCTGTTGCTGCTGTTGGCCGGCACCGGACAGGCCGTCACCCTGACCGTCTGGACCCATTATGTGGGGGGTGACCGGGACTGGCTGACCCTCCAGACGCGGGCCTTTACGGCGAGCACCGGCCACCGCGTCCAGATTCTCACCGTGCCGTTTGACGAACTGGGCCCGCGCTGGGCCGCCGCAGATCGCACGGGGCCGGATGTGGTGGTGGGCGTCCCCGATGAGTGGCTGGCTGCTGCCGCGCCCCTGGCCGCGCCGCTGCCTGCAGGGCCAGGTGGCGACCCCCAAGGCGTGCGGGCGTTTACCGTTCAGGGCACACTGCGGGGCCTGCCCCTGACCGCCGAGGCCGTCGCGCTGGTGTATAACCCCCGCGTGATCCCCAGGGCGCCGGCCACCTGGGCTGAACTGGAGCGGGTGGCCGCCGCTGAAGTGCAAGCGGGCCGGCTGGGGCTGGCGCTGGACCTGACCAGTGCGTACACGCAGGCGGGGGTGTTTCAGGCGTACGGCGCCTCACCCTTCGGCCCGAAGGGCACCAGTGACCTGGGCCTGGCCGCACCCGGCGCGGTGCAGGCAGGCACCTTTCTGCGCGAGCTGGGAAAGATATCCGGCATGGTGTCCGGGCTGAACGACCGCGCGGCGCTGGTGGCGTTCGGAGATGGGCGCCTGGCGATGTGGGTGACCGGCCCGTGGAACCTGGGGCGCCTGCAGCAAACCGGGCGGGACGTGCGCTCGGCCCCCCTGCCGCCGCTTCCAGGGGCAGCGGGGCCCTGGCAACCCTTTGTGGGCCGTCAGGGGGTCATGGTCGCGGCGCGCCGTCCCCACCAGAAAGAAGCGCTGGCCCTGGCCCGCGCCCTGACCACCGAAACGTCGCAGGTCACGCTGTACCGGGCGGGGGGACGCCCGCCGTCCAGTCCAGCCGCCCGCGCCCAGGTGGCGCAGGAAGTCCCGGCCCTGGGCGGCTTTGACCAGGCCATCCGGGCCGGCGTGCCTGTTCCTTCCGTTCCCGAAATGGCCGCGGTCTGGGGGCCCTGGGATCAGGCCCTGCGCCGCTTGCAGACTGCGCCGGCCCAGAGCGTGCGCGCCATCCTGGATGAGGCCGTGCGGCAGATCCGCGCGGCGCTGACCCGCTGA
- a CDS encoding DUF4388 domain-containing protein, with product MVRGDLAVFPFLSVMQMFLTSGRAGRLIVEHIRGGQLWLERGEIVHAEAGRLRGEHALQCMASLDAGIFTFEVGQEPPNRTLALRRDMALRRLLDDSEGWAALSRTFPDWNQRLRFSAKWNDAQPVTRTQFRVLNLVGDSQNIRMLLERSPEAPRATLETLRPFLLAGLIELG from the coding sequence ATGGTGCGAGGCGACCTGGCGGTCTTTCCCTTTCTGTCCGTGATGCAGATGTTCCTGACCAGCGGGCGGGCCGGGCGGCTCATCGTGGAGCACATTCGCGGCGGCCAGCTGTGGCTGGAGCGCGGCGAGATCGTGCACGCCGAGGCCGGGCGGCTGCGCGGCGAGCACGCCCTGCAGTGCATGGCCAGCCTGGACGCGGGCATCTTTACCTTCGAGGTGGGCCAGGAGCCCCCCAACCGCACCCTGGCCCTGCGCCGCGACATGGCCCTGCGCCGCCTGCTGGACGACTCTGAAGGCTGGGCCGCGCTGTCGCGCACCTTCCCCGACTGGAACCAGCGCCTGCGCTTCAGTGCCAAGTGGAACGACGCCCAGCCGGTCACCCGCACCCAGTTCCGGGTGCTGAACCTGGTGGGCGACAGCCAGAACATCCGCATGTTGCTGGAACGCTCGCCCGAGGCCCCGCGCGCCACCCTGGAAACCCTGCGCCCCTTCCTGCTGGCGGGCCTGATCGAACTGGGCTGA